Sequence from the Fodinibius salicampi genome:
CCGTAAACTCTATCAACGAGGGAAACTTGGATATTTTCTTGATCCGTTCCCCTATGGCCCGGGCCAAGGAGCAGTCACTTGAGCGAAATCAATGGTCACAACGCCGAGCTTCGGAAACACAGGCTGAACGTGTACCGGCTACCGGTTATGTACGGGAACGGCTTCGTACCTCATCACTCAACGAAGTTCCTCTTACGGAAAATGTTGCTGATCTGCTTGTAGGTCCGGAACCCAAAGAAGCGGTTGTGGATACGGTGGCCCAAGCTCAGCCGGATACGGTGGAAGCCGATACCACACAGCAAGAAGCGGATCCCGAGAATATAGACTTTCGGAATTATGTCTTTGACTCTTCTGTCGAAGATGATTCGGTATTTGCTGCCAAATATCTTGAAGAATCCGTGTTCGATATAGAGGGCAATCAAACAGATGACGGACGATATATTCCTCGGGAGTATCGGCTGAAATTTTCGACTGATCTGGTCTATGCGGGCGGAAGTTTTTCAACTTATTATGGGACCTATGGACTTACCCAGATCGTTTTTAGCGACCTTCTTGGAAACCATCAAATAGCATTTGGCAGTAATTTGAATTTAGATCTGCGCAACAGCAGCTACTTCCTGCAGTACGGGTATATGGAGAATCGGGCAAATTGGATATTCAATTTTTTCCATAATGCCAGTAATTTCCAGGACTTTAGCGGCCGCTTATATCGCTTCCGTTCGTATGGGGGGGCAGTTAATATGCGGTACCCAATTGATAAATTTCGGCGGGTAGATGTAGGATTATCAGCTGTAGGTTTAGCACAGGATTTCTCAATTGCTTTTACCGACAGCACTCGCAACGAGACTTCTTCTTTCCTTTATCCGCAGGTTACTTTTACCAGTGATAAAACACTGCCGGGGATGATTACTCCTGTTGGAGGCCACCGGTATGCCGTTAGCCTGACTGCCAGTCCGCCTATTACCAGCGAAACACTCCGATTTGCTTCGATACTCGGAGATGTGCGCAAGTATATTAATCTTGGATCAAGATATTCCCTTGCTTTTCGCGGTTCGGGAGCGGCTTCTTTCGGCCGCGACTCCCAGACCTATTTTATGGGAGGTATGCTGGGCTGGATTAACCAAAAATGGTCCGGACGTTCCATACCATTAGATCGTTTGGGTGATACATTCTTTACCCTGCCAGCTCTTCCGCTGAGGGGGCATCCCTATAATTCAATGTATGGTGATCGCTTTAGCTTGGTGAATGCGGAATTCCGTTTCCCGCTTTTTGCAGCAATCTTACCAGGACCCATACCAGTTATTCCGCTTTATAACTTAACGGGAGTGGCCTTCCTTGATGCCGGTATGGCATGGGGACAGGAAGTGCCCCATGAGGCCAGTTTTTCGAACGGAAGAACTTTAGAGTATGCAAACAATCCTTCGGAGCTGAATTTCCAACTTCAAAAATTGGAAAACAAATACTATGATGGACAAACAGGAAACATCTTAGATGAACGACCTGCTGATTTTGAGACCAGTCCGAACAGGTATGCTGAGCTGCCCTATGAGCGCGGTGATATTTTAATGGGCGCCGGATTCGGGCTGCGTACGATCCTGTTTGGTTTCCCGCTCCGTTATGATGTCGGCTGGCCCTACTATCGCGATGGATTCGGCAGTGACCCTATCCACTATGTGACCATCGGTATTGATTTTTAGCGTTGGAGGTCAGGGAATACAGAAGGTTTTGCTATAGTTTCCCAAAAAGAACTAGGCCTGCAACGAAGAAAGCGGATATTGGCCTTCAAAAACAAACTGTGCGGGACCTTCCAACTGTAAGTCTGAGTAGGATTTATCCGATGAGTTGTATGAAAAATAAATATTCAACCGGCCGCCTTCCGTTATTACAGACAAAGGTTGTATATCTTCTTGTTTGTCATCCTGCAGATGATGCCAGACAAGGGCGGAGGCAAGAGCGCCCGTCCCGCAAGCCAGTGTCAGGTCCTCCACGCCACGTTCATAGGTCTGCAGCCTTAGTTTCCTCTCGTTAACTCCCGAAATGAAATTTACATTGGTTCCCTTGGGTTGAAATTTCTGATGGTAGCGAAGTTTCCGTCCCTCGGCCACCAGTTGGTCAGATTGTTCAAGCTTTTCATCTTCCACAACCGTAACAATATGTTCGGTACCGGTATGGAGTTTAAATATTGTTTGTCCATCAATTGTCAACTCATCGATAGACGTCTGAGCCGGGAAGGTAAGGCGTACGTTTTGTTGGTCGATAACCTGAGCCTGATAAAGGTTCTTATGTACGCTAAAGTTATGGTTCCGGTCAAATCCAAGTTGGTGGGCGAATAACGAGAGACAGCGTCCTCCATTTCCACACATTCCTGCATCGCTGCCGTCCGGGTTGCGATAAAACATTTGAAAATCTGCGTTATCCATATCCGAGGGGAAAAGTACTAGTAGTCCATCGGACCCAATACCAAATTTTCGATCACAGAGCTGTGGAGTCCACTTAATGAGCTCTTCTTTTGAAAACTGTAGGCTGCGGTTGTCTATAACCACAAAATCGTTTCCAGCTCCCTGCATTTTTGTAAATGGAATAAATATTGATTGAGTATCCATGACTAACCAGAGAGTGCGGGTAAATGTTTATGATTTTCATTATCGGGAATAACGAGATCCAGGTCACGCATCAACCGTGAGAAGCGAAGGGCCAGTACGGTAAAAACATATTTGGCTTGTACATTTTGATAAATCATCGGCTTGCACCGGTTTACCTCTTCGATCATTTCCTCCAAACGGGCATCACCCAGTGTTTCGCAAAATTTCTGGATTACTTCCAGCTGACCGGCATTGGTAATCAGCGAACTGTTTTCGGTAGAACGATAAACAAGCAAATCGCGTAGAAACACCTCCAATACATTTAAAATAGAAATTTGTCCTTCGATATTTTGCTGGCTCTGCCAATTTTGGGCTGTATCAGTAATCTGGACAGCATCCTGCATGTATGAGGCACGGAGATAGTTGACAATTTCTTTTCTCAGGCTTTTAAGTTGACTGACATCAAAAAAACGGGTCATTGCATAATTGCCTCCCGAAACACGGGAAAGATAGTCCGCATCATCTTCAGATAGCCCGTCATAAGTTATAAGCGCTTGCTTGATTTCTCCGGTTTTCAAAGCTGATAGCTGTATATGTTGACACCGGGAAATAATAGTGGGAAGCAGGGCCTCGGTATGATCGGTCGTTAATAGAAAGATGAGGTCATCAGAAGGTTCTTCCAATAATTTCAGAAAAGCGTTTGCCGCCTCTTTACGCATCTGCTCAATGCCCGTAAGAATAATAACCGTTTTTCGACCCTCGTTCGGCTTAAGACGAGCAGTCTTGCGAATATGTTCTCTGAAATAATCTATGGGATAGAAAGCCTGCAGGTTTTTAGAAGCGTCGTCATCTGTCAGGGAGGGACGCAAACTAAAATCGACAATTTCGTAGGGATCGTCACGCAGCATCTCAAGACGGGGTCTCAGTTCAGCTGATACATTCTTATTACGGACTGCACTTGTGGGCATTGGTAGAAATACATTAATATCAGGATGGGTAAACCACGATGATTTTTTTGAGAATGCCTGTCCTTTGATATCAGTAATATTGTCTATGCCGTTTATTATTTCAGCAAAGGCCAAGGCAAATGCGGTC
This genomic interval carries:
- the dapF gene encoding diaminopimelate epimerase — translated: MDTQSIFIPFTKMQGAGNDFVVIDNRSLQFSKEELIKWTPQLCDRKFGIGSDGLLVLFPSDMDNADFQMFYRNPDGSDAGMCGNGGRCLSLFAHQLGFDRNHNFSVHKNLYQAQVIDQQNVRLTFPAQTSIDELTIDGQTIFKLHTGTEHIVTVVEDEKLEQSDQLVAEGRKLRYHQKFQPKGTNVNFISGVNERKLRLQTYERGVEDLTLACGTGALASALVWHHLQDDKQEDIQPLSVITEGGRLNIYFSYNSSDKSYSDLQLEGPAQFVFEGQYPLSSLQA
- a CDS encoding ATP-binding protein — its product is MIEFKDLEFDFGDRRLVGQKFARKQVKRIIQSERISHAYLFSGPPGIGKTAFALAFAEIINGIDNITDIKGQAFSKKSSWFTHPDINVFLPMPTSAVRNKNVSAELRPRLEMLRDDPYEIVDFSLRPSLTDDDASKNLQAFYPIDYFREHIRKTARLKPNEGRKTVIILTGIEQMRKEAANAFLKLLEEPSDDLIFLLTTDHTEALLPTIISRCQHIQLSALKTGEIKQALITYDGLSEDDADYLSRVSGGNYAMTRFFDVSQLKSLRKEIVNYLRASYMQDAVQITDTAQNWQSQQNIEGQISILNVLEVFLRDLLVYRSTENSSLITNAGQLEVIQKFCETLGDARLEEMIEEVNRCKPMIYQNVQAKYVFTVLALRFSRLMRDLDLVIPDNENHKHLPALSG